A genomic region of Brevibacillus sp. JNUCC-41 contains the following coding sequences:
- a CDS encoding DUF485 domain-containing protein, whose product MVRLEKNLDESEQTNLVDYEKIVASKEFQIMLSDKKKFVIPFTIFFMGYSLLLPFLVFYTDILDHSFIGDITWAWVYGVSITVMSVWVCSIYVRKSERIDEQIKEIIEKEGL is encoded by the coding sequence ATGGTTCGGTTGGAAAAAAACCTTGATGAATCGGAACAAACTAATCTAGTGGATTATGAAAAGATTGTTGCCTCCAAAGAGTTTCAGATTATGCTTTCCGATAAAAAGAAATTCGTCATCCCTTTTACGATTTTCTTTATGGGATATTCCCTGCTTTTGCCCTTCTTAGTTTTTTACACAGATATCCTGGATCACTCTTTCATTGGAGACATAACCTGGGCATGGGTGTACGGTGTTTCCATTACGGTTATGTCTGTTTGGGTTTGCAGCATATATGTAAGGAAATCAGAAAGAATCGATGAACAAATAAAAGAAATCATCGAGAAAGAAGGGCTTTGA
- a CDS encoding FAD synthetase family protein, with translation MDIIHVQHPISGVYTAVAEPCVLALGFFDGVHLGHQELIHLAKRIAIQQDLKLAVMTFFPHPNQILGNAQPQTYMTPLEQKAKIMQGLGVETLIVVNFDSAFAHLSPTGFIEDYLCGFKCKHAVAGFDFRYGHKGEGNMETLKIEGKRFFEVTEMKKFEIDHEKVSSTKLRNLIAEGRFADIPPFLGTYFESQGTIISKENQHVTVTLSETFLTPPPGAYLIEIQNEGNVYEGIAYQTTDGSFHGSWHLLFNDDLPLEGKKIHIKWKSESIMKPKQMTDMRAKSITKVQAF, from the coding sequence TTGGATATCATTCATGTTCAGCACCCAATTTCCGGTGTATATACGGCAGTAGCAGAACCGTGTGTGCTGGCTCTTGGATTTTTCGACGGAGTTCATCTTGGCCATCAAGAACTGATACATCTAGCTAAAAGGATTGCCATACAGCAAGATTTGAAATTGGCAGTCATGACATTTTTTCCGCATCCAAATCAAATCTTAGGAAACGCTCAACCCCAAACATATATGACTCCTTTAGAGCAAAAAGCAAAAATCATGCAAGGTTTAGGTGTAGAAACCTTGATAGTCGTGAACTTCGATTCTGCATTTGCCCATCTTTCACCTACGGGCTTTATCGAGGATTATTTATGTGGATTTAAATGCAAGCATGCCGTGGCTGGATTCGATTTCCGCTATGGACATAAAGGGGAAGGGAATATGGAAACGCTGAAAATCGAAGGTAAGCGATTTTTTGAAGTGACGGAAATGAAGAAGTTTGAAATCGATCATGAAAAAGTAAGTTCCACTAAGCTTAGAAACTTGATTGCAGAAGGTCGGTTCGCAGATATCCCGCCATTCCTGGGCACATACTTTGAAAGCCAAGGTACCATCATTTCCAAGGAAAATCAACACGTCACCGTTACATTATCGGAAACATTCCTGACACCCCCGCCAGGCGCTTACTTAATCGAAATCCAGAACGAAGGAAATGTTTATGAGGGAATTGCCTATCAAACAACGGACGGATCCTTTCATGGGAGTTGGCACTTACTTTTCAATGATGATCTTCCCTTGGAGGGAAAGAAGATTCATATCAAATGGAAAAGTGAAAGTATAATGAAGCCGAAACAGATGACGGATATGCGAGCCAAGTCTATTACGAAAGTGCAAGCCTTCTAA
- the hpaD gene encoding 3,4-dihydroxyphenylacetate 2,3-dioxygenase, with amino-acid sequence MSFSIIRVARTILNVTDLDKSRAFYVDALGFIETERTNDHIYLRGLEEAHHHSLILQKAEKPSVEAIGYKVEKEEDLEELESFFLSKGMKMKWMQEGTQHALGKSLRVQDISGLPVEFFSKMDKAERLLQRYDMHRGSRVQRIDHVNCCVPNVQNAYDFYVKELGFACSEDTVDDSGKLWATWLHRKQTVHDQAFMNGIGPRLHHVGFFLPDPLALIHACDVLASLGYAQSIERGPGRHGLSNAFFLYLRDPDGHRIELYNGDYLTADPDTEPIHWDLNDPRRQTFWGAKAPDSWFDEASAVLDIISGEEVPLKEPILAKSKPEFII; translated from the coding sequence ATGAGTTTTTCTATTATTCGTGTTGCGAGAACGATACTTAATGTAACAGATCTGGATAAATCAAGAGCCTTTTATGTGGATGCTTTAGGTTTCATTGAAACGGAAAGAACGAATGATCACATATATTTACGTGGTTTAGAGGAAGCGCATCATCACTCGCTTATTTTGCAAAAGGCAGAAAAGCCAAGCGTTGAAGCAATAGGATACAAGGTTGAAAAAGAGGAAGACCTTGAAGAATTGGAATCTTTTTTCCTATCCAAGGGAATGAAAATGAAGTGGATGCAGGAAGGAACACAGCATGCACTAGGCAAGTCGCTACGAGTTCAGGATATTTCAGGATTGCCAGTGGAGTTTTTCAGCAAAATGGATAAAGCCGAGAGATTGCTTCAACGATACGATATGCATAGGGGTTCAAGGGTCCAAAGGATCGATCATGTGAATTGCTGTGTACCAAATGTACAAAATGCCTATGATTTTTACGTGAAAGAATTAGGTTTTGCGTGCTCGGAAGACACAGTGGATGATTCGGGCAAATTATGGGCGACGTGGCTTCATAGAAAGCAAACGGTCCATGACCAGGCATTCATGAACGGAATCGGTCCAAGACTTCATCATGTTGGCTTCTTTCTGCCTGACCCCCTTGCACTTATCCATGCCTGTGATGTACTGGCTTCACTGGGATATGCCCAGTCCATCGAACGCGGACCAGGAAGGCACGGTCTATCCAATGCATTCTTCTTATATTTAAGAGATCCGGACGGTCATAGGATCGAATTATACAATGGTGATTACTTAACGGCTGACCCTGATACCGAACCGATTCATTGGGATTTGAATGATCCAAGACGCCAGACATTCTGGGGAGCCAAAGCTCCGGATTCATGGTTTGATGAGGCATCTGCTGTACTTGATATAATATCAGGTGAAGAAGTTCCTCTTAAAGAACCGATTCTGGCAAAAAGCAAGCCTGAATTCATCATCTAA
- the hpaE gene encoding 5-carboxymethyl-2-hydroxymuconate semialdehyde dehydrogenase produces MQTFPVQDVKHYINGQFVDGISGKTFGNLSPFNNQAINNVAEGFKEDIDQAVAAARDAFDNGPWRTMKVEERLKYINRIADLIEENAEEISFLESLDTGLPISQTKKQAARGAENFRFYSEMVKSRLIGESYQVDDTFINYTIHKPIGVAGLITPWNAPFMLETWKIAPALATGNTCVLKPAEWSPLTANKLAQIIDQSGLPKGVFNIVHGFGETAGASLVAHPEVQLISFTGETTTGAEIVKNGADTMKRFSMELGGKSPAVIFEDADLEKALDSVVWGIYSFNGERCTANSRLFVHESIIDQFVAELKERVHNIKIGNPMDPETEIGPLIHRNHFNNVSRYLDIAKDEGAEIVSGAIPSAFKEGNFIAPTLLLNCTNEMTVAQEEIFGPVMAVIPFKTEEEVLRMANDVKYGLAAYVWTNDMKRGHRFAQAVDSGMVWVNSQNVRDLRIPFGGSKYSGVGREGGHYSFEFYTETQVIHVAIGEHHIPKFGDVKQNAVSSAEK; encoded by the coding sequence ATGCAAACTTTTCCCGTGCAAGATGTCAAGCATTACATCAATGGTCAATTTGTCGATGGAATCTCAGGGAAAACATTTGGAAATTTAAGCCCTTTTAATAATCAAGCAATAAATAATGTGGCAGAAGGGTTTAAAGAGGACATCGATCAAGCGGTAGCCGCTGCAAGAGATGCATTCGATAATGGTCCATGGAGAACGATGAAAGTGGAAGAAAGATTGAAGTACATTAATAGGATTGCTGATTTAATTGAAGAAAATGCAGAAGAAATTTCCTTTTTGGAATCCCTTGATACAGGGTTGCCGATTAGCCAGACAAAAAAACAGGCGGCAAGGGGAGCGGAGAATTTCCGGTTTTATTCTGAGATGGTGAAAAGCAGGCTAATAGGAGAGTCGTATCAAGTGGATGACACATTCATCAATTATACGATTCATAAACCGATAGGAGTGGCAGGATTAATCACTCCTTGGAATGCGCCATTCATGTTAGAAACCTGGAAGATCGCCCCGGCCCTGGCTACAGGTAATACATGTGTCCTAAAACCGGCGGAGTGGTCCCCATTGACTGCCAATAAATTGGCACAAATCATTGACCAATCCGGTCTGCCGAAAGGCGTATTCAATATCGTTCACGGTTTTGGGGAAACAGCAGGGGCGTCCTTGGTTGCCCATCCTGAAGTCCAATTGATATCCTTTACCGGGGAAACGACGACTGGCGCTGAAATCGTTAAAAATGGTGCGGATACAATGAAACGTTTTTCCATGGAACTCGGAGGTAAATCGCCAGCGGTCATTTTTGAAGATGCCGATTTAGAAAAAGCCCTGGATTCTGTGGTTTGGGGAATTTATTCATTCAATGGGGAACGCTGCACAGCCAATTCCAGATTATTTGTCCATGAATCGATAATAGACCAGTTCGTTGCAGAATTGAAGGAACGTGTTCATAATATCAAAATTGGAAACCCAATGGACCCAGAAACGGAAATCGGACCGCTGATCCATCGTAACCATTTTAATAATGTCTCCCGTTATCTGGATATAGCAAAAGATGAAGGGGCGGAAATTGTAAGCGGTGCCATACCGAGTGCGTTCAAGGAAGGGAATTTTATTGCCCCGACGCTTCTCTTGAACTGTACAAATGAGATGACGGTGGCACAGGAAGAGATTTTTGGACCAGTCATGGCAGTCATTCCTTTCAAGACTGAAGAGGAGGTACTGAGAATGGCTAACGATGTAAAGTATGGGCTTGCTGCTTATGTATGGACCAATGATATGAAACGTGGACATAGGTTTGCACAGGCTGTCGATAGCGGGATGGTCTGGGTGAATTCCCAAAACGTAAGGGATTTGCGAATCCCGTTTGGAGGATCGAAATATAGTGGGGTAGGACGTGAAGGTGGCCATTATAGCTTTGAATTCTATACGGAAACACAAGTTATCCACGTAGCAATTGGTGAACATCACATTCCGAAATTTGGCGACGTAAAACAAAATGCTGTTTCTTCTGCTGAAAAATAA
- the hpaI gene encoding 2,4-dihydroxyhept-2-ene-1,7-dioic acid aldolase, which yields MYEEIKSRLRGSIAPVITPFDDKMEVDVKAIENLVNWHIESGSHGISVCGTTGEPSSLTIKERELVMETAIKAAKARVPVAPGTGSANQKETLHLTKMAQEMGADAALVIVPYYNKPNQQALYNHFKTVADSVDIPIIVYNIPGRTATNLEVKTLARLAEDCENIIGVKESNKDFEHVNRVLLNCGRDFLLYSGIELLCYPMLAIGGAGHISATANITPKEVAEIYNLWVEGDVDKALDLHYKLMPLNDVLFKETNPGPLKAAMGMMGKINPALRPPMGPPSEPLEKELRETLQSYGLIDQIIQS from the coding sequence ATGTACGAGGAAATCAAAAGTCGTTTAAGAGGATCCATCGCTCCCGTTATCACTCCGTTTGATGACAAGATGGAAGTGGATGTAAAAGCAATTGAAAATCTGGTAAACTGGCACATTGAAAGCGGTTCCCATGGAATCTCGGTATGCGGTACTACCGGAGAGCCGAGTTCATTAACGATTAAGGAACGGGAATTAGTGATGGAAACGGCTATTAAAGCAGCAAAAGCCCGTGTTCCAGTTGCACCAGGTACTGGATCTGCCAATCAGAAAGAAACGTTGCATTTGACAAAAATGGCACAGGAAATGGGTGCGGATGCTGCTTTAGTCATCGTTCCTTATTACAATAAACCGAATCAACAGGCACTTTACAATCATTTTAAAACGGTAGCCGATTCTGTTGATATCCCGATTATCGTTTATAACATTCCTGGAAGAACGGCGACGAATCTAGAAGTGAAGACATTGGCACGTCTTGCTGAAGATTGTGAAAATATTATTGGTGTAAAGGAATCTAATAAAGATTTCGAACATGTGAACCGTGTCTTATTGAATTGCGGAAGGGATTTTCTCTTATATTCGGGCATCGAATTACTATGCTATCCAATGTTGGCTATTGGAGGTGCTGGACATATAAGTGCTACTGCAAATATCACCCCTAAAGAAGTTGCGGAAATTTATAACCTTTGGGTGGAGGGGGATGTGGATAAGGCACTTGATCTCCATTACAAATTAATGCCATTGAATGATGTTTTGTTTAAAGAAACCAATCCAGGACCATTAAAAGCTGCGATGGGGATGATGGGGAAAATCAATCCTGCATTAAGGCCGCCAATGGGTCCGCCTTCGGAACCATTGGAAAAAGAACTGCGTGAAACTCTTCAATCATACGGGTTGATTGACCAAATAATCCAGTCATAA
- a CDS encoding GntR family transcriptional regulator: protein MEEKNKNPSKKQIAYEHLRKLILDGTYGSGQRIIIDQTAKELSLSPIPVREAIRQLESDGLIQYKPYSGAVVTSINESEYIETLSVLSLLEGYAAALSSLTMNDHDFENLINLNKEMEKALHNFELELFGKLNECFHAEIYEKCGNSFLKEEIKQAQQRMNRVRKSMFTMVPQRAVQSIREHESIIKLLKEKASFEEIESLVRKHKLNAISTFKQRAETNHDQAL, encoded by the coding sequence ATGGAAGAGAAAAACAAAAACCCCAGCAAAAAGCAAATAGCATATGAGCACCTTCGTAAATTAATTTTGGATGGAACATATGGTTCTGGACAGCGGATCATTATCGATCAAACGGCAAAAGAACTTAGTTTAAGTCCGATTCCTGTCAGGGAAGCGATCAGGCAACTGGAATCTGATGGTCTTATTCAATATAAGCCTTATAGCGGAGCGGTGGTTACAAGCATTAATGAGAGCGAATACATTGAAACTCTTTCTGTTTTATCTTTGCTTGAAGGATATGCAGCTGCCCTCAGTTCTTTAACGATGAATGATCATGATTTTGAAAATCTAATTAATTTAAACAAAGAAATGGAAAAAGCCCTCCATAACTTTGAATTAGAGCTGTTTGGTAAGTTAAACGAATGTTTCCATGCGGAAATCTATGAAAAGTGCGGAAATTCCTTTTTAAAGGAGGAAATCAAACAGGCACAACAAAGAATGAATAGAGTCAGAAAATCCATGTTCACCATGGTTCCGCAACGTGCAGTCCAATCGATTCGCGAACATGAAAGCATCATAAAGCTTCTAAAGGAAAAAGCATCTTTTGAAGAAATTGAATCATTGGTGAGAAAGCATAAACTGAATGCCATCAGCACATTCAAGCAGAGGGCGGAAACTAATCACGATCAGGCACTTTGA
- a CDS encoding pyridoxal phosphate-dependent aminotransferase — protein MKLANRVQSLTPSTTLAITAKAKELKAQGLDIIGLGAGEPDYNTPKHIIDAALLSMNEGQTKYTPSAGLPKLKEAIAAKLKRDQGLEYKPSQIVVGSGAKHALYTLFQAILDEGDEVIVPIPYWVSYPEQIKLADGKPVYVVGTEENQYKITKEQLEQAITEKTKAVIINSPSNPTGMLYTREELAAIGEVCLAHDILIVSDEIYEKLVYGNAKHTSIAEISPELKKQTIIINGVSKSHSMTGWRIGYAVGDESIIKAMTNLASHSTSNPTTTAQYGAIAAYDGTQEPVEEMRQSFEGRLNTIYDKLVEIPGISCIKPQGAFYLFPNVKRAVELTGYSNVEEFTTALLEEAQVAVIPGSGFGAPDNIRLSYATSLELLEAAVERIHSFVKSKMA, from the coding sequence ATGAAATTAGCGAACCGCGTTCAGTCATTAACGCCATCAACAACATTGGCCATCACGGCAAAAGCGAAGGAACTTAAGGCCCAAGGTCTAGATATAATTGGTTTGGGTGCTGGTGAACCAGACTATAATACGCCAAAACATATCATAGATGCAGCCCTTCTTTCCATGAATGAGGGTCAAACTAAATACACGCCATCCGCTGGTCTGCCGAAGCTAAAAGAAGCAATTGCGGCTAAATTGAAGCGTGATCAAGGCTTGGAATACAAACCGTCTCAAATTGTAGTTGGCTCAGGTGCAAAGCACGCGCTTTACACATTGTTTCAAGCTATCCTGGATGAAGGAGATGAAGTCATTGTTCCGATACCATATTGGGTGAGCTATCCTGAGCAAATCAAGCTTGCTGACGGTAAGCCTGTTTATGTAGTAGGTACGGAAGAAAATCAATATAAAATCACTAAAGAACAATTAGAACAAGCAATTACCGAAAAAACGAAAGCGGTTATCATCAACTCTCCAAGCAATCCAACGGGCATGCTTTATACCAGGGAAGAATTGGCGGCTATCGGGGAAGTTTGCCTGGCTCATGATATCTTGATCGTTTCCGACGAAATTTACGAAAAATTGGTTTATGGAAATGCTAAACATACATCCATTGCAGAGATTTCACCTGAATTGAAAAAGCAAACGATCATCATCAACGGTGTTTCTAAGTCGCATTCGATGACTGGCTGGAGAATTGGTTATGCAGTCGGTGATGAGTCCATCATTAAAGCAATGACGAACCTTGCAAGCCATAGCACATCCAATCCTACCACAACTGCTCAATATGGTGCGATTGCCGCTTATGATGGTACACAGGAGCCTGTTGAAGAAATGCGTCAGTCTTTTGAAGGCCGCTTGAATACGATATATGATAAATTGGTTGAAATTCCAGGGATCAGCTGCATTAAACCGCAAGGGGCATTTTATTTATTCCCGAACGTTAAACGTGCAGTTGAATTAACAGGTTACAGCAATGTCGAGGAATTTACGACTGCATTGCTGGAAGAAGCGCAAGTGGCTGTTATTCCAGGTTCAGGTTTTGGTGCACCTGATAACATCAGGCTCTCTTATGCAACTTCATTAGAGTTGCTGGAAGCAGCAGTTGAAAGAATACATTCATTCGTTAAATCAAAAATGGCATAA
- a CDS encoding DUF5590 domain-containing protein, with protein MKKWLIIASILVLCFIGFVSGAYIKALQPKKEAGNEAFKKAKEEGGLVTMEEFYPYNGQDSYSVIIGKGEKGTKKIVWLPEDKKKEIVVENYKDGKSKKEILNIVKEQLNPQKIISVKLGMEKNVPLWEVTYLDESQRFNYDYYDFKTGEWLKYYRSI; from the coding sequence TTGAAAAAATGGTTGATTATTGCTTCTATCCTGGTCCTTTGTTTTATCGGATTTGTCAGCGGGGCATATATTAAAGCGTTGCAGCCAAAAAAAGAGGCTGGTAATGAGGCTTTCAAAAAGGCAAAGGAAGAGGGCGGCCTTGTGACGATGGAAGAATTTTACCCTTATAATGGGCAGGATTCATACTCCGTAATCATTGGTAAGGGAGAAAAAGGGACTAAAAAAATAGTCTGGCTTCCTGAGGATAAGAAGAAAGAAATAGTAGTGGAAAACTATAAAGATGGTAAATCAAAAAAAGAGATCTTAAACATTGTCAAAGAACAGCTTAATCCCCAAAAAATCATTTCGGTTAAGCTAGGCATGGAAAAGAACGTTCCGCTTTGGGAAGTAACGTACCTTGATGAATCCCAGCGTTTTAACTATGACTATTATGATTTTAAAACTGGGGAATGGCTGAAGTATTATCGAAGCATTTAG
- a CDS encoding YpmA family protein — translation MESKIEVISTVRLQHSPDLYKIVDSLNRTLKKDDLMFGLALDSQDQEKAIFTIYRT, via the coding sequence ATGGAAAGTAAAATCGAAGTAATTTCAACAGTCAGGTTGCAACATTCTCCTGATCTGTATAAAATTGTAGATTCTTTGAACCGAACATTGAAAAAAGATGACTTAATGTTCGGTCTGGCACTGGATTCCCAAGATCAAGAAAAAGCGATATTTACAATTTATCGTACATAG
- the dinG gene encoding ATP-dependent DNA helicase DinG — MMQRYVVVDLETTGNSPKKGDRIIQFAGVVIENDQIVDEYSTFIHPGQEISLFIEELTGISNETVKNAPDFEDVAENIARLIEGACFVAHNVLFDLSFLQEELVRCGFEPFYGSTLDTVELAKILKPTSDGYKLHQLAKEENLDHSRPHQADSDAYATALLLLELKKKLMNLPVMTLKQLYRLSFSLQSEVSELIDACIASKLAKAEVHSPDLITYRGLAFKKAENESDHKDTESKFPLDDEEKIAMLQRAFPAFEARSGQLDMMNMIHHSFESSQDAIIEAGTGIGKSIGYLLPAVYFAKKHHKPVVVSTYTLQLQDQLLQNEVPKLKKILPFTFQAVLLKGRSNYLSLAKFERALREKEDNYETALTKMQILVWLTETVTGDKDELNLTSGGQLFWNRLQSDGLTYAGLKQPWLELDFFERAKRTAAKADIIITNHSFLMTDLLTEDALIPKKGYLVLDEAHHLEQAASKQLGSRLNYISVKTVLNRLGTSDQKQLLYKLDRMLLNNGLTDGKSMHELDQKLSDFSYEFEQLFYYISNQAEKLSRSMSPKRLSFKMDDGRWGKAILVAERLVDLLGYIITELEKRLALLLNNESPLGKNSLFHLNDIEVLLGHLQDTRDSLHEFFIKPHEENIYWLDYTNAAPQHGVTLTVQPIAGSKRLWDSYFGRQKSVVMTSATLVVKNSFKYFKEQLGLENEPMQTASLPSPFPYKELVKVLVPNDLPDINCLSVEEFSETAANHIIAAAQAAKGRMMVLFTSHEMLRSTYHSIKDSGVLDEFTLFAQGISGGSRMRLLRNFQNFEKAVLFGTTSLWEGVDIPGEDLSCLIIVRLPFSPPDEPVTAAKCQLLEKQGRNPFSAYSLPEALLRFRQGFGRLIRTPEDKGVLVILDRRIITAKYGPEFQKAIPEVDWHQASITEMAEMIEEWI; from the coding sequence ATGATGCAACGATATGTAGTGGTTGATTTGGAAACGACAGGGAATTCTCCAAAAAAAGGAGATAGGATAATACAATTTGCTGGCGTGGTCATCGAAAATGACCAAATTGTGGATGAATACTCGACATTCATCCACCCTGGACAGGAAATTTCCTTGTTTATTGAAGAATTGACCGGAATAAGCAACGAGACGGTAAAAAATGCACCTGACTTTGAAGATGTTGCAGAAAATATTGCCCGGCTTATAGAAGGGGCTTGTTTTGTTGCCCATAATGTTTTATTTGATTTATCTTTTTTACAGGAAGAACTAGTACGATGCGGGTTTGAGCCGTTTTATGGTTCCACCCTTGATACAGTGGAGTTAGCGAAAATATTAAAACCAACATCCGATGGATATAAGCTGCACCAGCTGGCTAAAGAGGAAAACCTGGATCATTCCAGGCCCCATCAAGCGGATAGTGATGCATATGCCACCGCTTTATTATTGTTGGAATTGAAAAAAAAGCTGATGAACCTTCCAGTCATGACACTTAAACAGTTATATCGATTATCTTTTTCCTTACAAAGTGAGGTTTCCGAATTAATAGATGCTTGCATTGCAAGCAAACTTGCTAAAGCAGAAGTCCATTCACCTGATCTTATTACGTATAGGGGACTTGCATTTAAAAAGGCCGAAAACGAAAGTGATCATAAAGACACGGAGTCGAAATTCCCGCTCGATGATGAGGAAAAAATAGCCATGCTTCAAAGAGCATTTCCTGCCTTCGAAGCAAGAAGCGGACAGCTTGATATGATGAACATGATTCACCATTCCTTCGAATCCAGCCAGGATGCAATCATTGAAGCTGGGACAGGTATTGGAAAATCCATAGGCTATCTGCTTCCGGCTGTTTATTTTGCAAAAAAACATCATAAGCCTGTCGTCGTTTCGACGTATACGCTCCAGCTACAGGATCAACTTCTGCAAAACGAGGTTCCTAAGCTTAAGAAAATTCTTCCCTTTACATTTCAAGCTGTTTTACTAAAGGGGAGAAGTAATTATTTGAGCTTGGCAAAGTTCGAAAGGGCATTGCGTGAAAAGGAAGATAATTATGAAACGGCTTTAACGAAAATGCAGATATTGGTTTGGCTCACTGAAACCGTAACAGGCGATAAAGATGAATTGAATCTCACAAGCGGGGGTCAGCTATTTTGGAATAGGCTTCAAAGTGATGGTCTTACATACGCCGGTTTAAAACAGCCCTGGCTTGAATTGGATTTTTTTGAACGGGCAAAAAGAACAGCTGCCAAAGCGGATATCATCATTACTAACCATTCGTTTTTAATGACGGATCTGCTTACAGAAGACGCCTTAATTCCAAAAAAAGGGTATTTGGTTCTCGATGAAGCGCACCATTTGGAACAAGCTGCATCTAAACAGCTTGGGAGCAGGCTTAATTACATTTCGGTGAAGACAGTTTTGAACAGACTAGGGACATCAGATCAAAAGCAATTATTATATAAATTGGACAGGATGCTCTTAAATAATGGATTGACGGATGGGAAGTCCATGCATGAATTAGATCAAAAGCTTAGTGATTTTTCGTATGAATTCGAACAGCTTTTTTATTATATCTCCAATCAGGCGGAAAAACTTTCACGTTCCATGAGTCCTAAACGGCTTTCATTCAAAATGGATGATGGAAGATGGGGTAAAGCGATTCTGGTCGCTGAGCGATTGGTCGATTTATTAGGATACATCATCACGGAGTTAGAGAAAAGATTGGCTCTTTTATTGAATAATGAGTCCCCCTTAGGAAAAAATTCATTATTTCACTTGAATGATATCGAGGTGCTGCTTGGACATTTACAGGATACCAGGGACTCCTTGCATGAATTTTTCATCAAGCCGCATGAAGAAAATATTTATTGGCTCGATTATACTAATGCTGCACCCCAACATGGGGTGACTTTGACGGTTCAGCCGATTGCAGGAAGTAAACGGCTTTGGGATTCCTATTTCGGGCGCCAAAAGAGTGTGGTCATGACATCGGCAACCCTCGTGGTGAAGAATTCTTTTAAGTATTTTAAAGAACAACTCGGTTTAGAGAACGAGCCAATGCAGACGGCAAGTTTACCTTCACCCTTTCCTTATAAGGAACTCGTAAAGGTACTGGTGCCAAATGATCTACCAGATATCAATTGCTTATCGGTGGAGGAATTCTCCGAAACAGCGGCAAATCATATTATTGCTGCCGCTCAGGCAGCGAAGGGGAGAATGATGGTATTATTCACCTCTCATGAAATGCTGCGGTCCACCTATCATTCCATCAAAGACAGTGGCGTACTGGATGAGTTCACGCTGTTTGCCCAAGGGATCTCTGGCGGAAGCCGGATGAGGCTGCTCAGGAATTTCCAAAACTTCGAGAAAGCCGTCCTATTTGGGACAACCAGCCTATGGGAAGGCGTTGATATCCCCGGCGAGGATCTATCATGTTTAATCATTGTCAGGCTGCCATTCTCGCCACCGGATGAACCAGTGACAGCTGCAAAATGCCAACTTCTCGAAAAACAAGGGCGCAATCCTTTCTCTGCGTATTCATTACCTGAAGCCCTATTAAGGTTCCGGCAAGGTTTCGGCAGGCTTATACGAACTCCAGAAGATAAAGGGGTTTTGGTAATTCTTGATCGCCGCATCATCACTGCCAAATATGGACCTGAATTTCAAAAAGCCATTCCGGAAGTGGACTGGCACCAAGCCTCAATAACAGAAATGGCTGAAATGATAGAAGAGTGGATTTAA
- the panD gene encoding aspartate 1-decarboxylase — protein sequence MFRTMMNGKIHRARVTEANLNYVGSITIDEDIIDAVGILPNEKVAIVNNNNGARLETYVIAGERGSGVVCLNGAAARLVQPDDIVIIISYVMVSEDKLGEHKPKVAIMDENNKIIDLISNEPAATIM from the coding sequence ATGTTTCGAACGATGATGAATGGGAAAATTCACCGTGCACGGGTAACTGAAGCTAATTTGAATTATGTAGGCAGCATTACGATTGATGAAGACATAATTGATGCGGTGGGTATTCTGCCTAACGAAAAGGTCGCCATCGTGAATAATAATAATGGTGCACGACTTGAAACGTATGTGATTGCGGGTGAACGGGGCAGCGGTGTAGTGTGTTTGAATGGAGCGGCAGCCAGACTGGTGCAGCCGGATGATATCGTGATAATCATTTCTTATGTAATGGTTTCAGAGGATAAACTGGGGGAGCACAAACCAAAAGTTGCGATCATGGATGAAAACAACAAAATCATTGATTTGATTTCAAACGAACCTGCAGCTACCATCATGTAA